The sequence below is a genomic window from Gemmatimonadales bacterium.
GCGGGCACGGTCCGGCAGGAAGCAGGGAGCCTCGCATTCCCTGCGTCAGAGCGAGACCTTCGTCCAGCTGCCAAGGCATTGTGCCACGGGTGAGCGGACGAGGTCTCGCTTTTGTTTTTGGGTCCGGGAGGACCCGAGGAGTGCACCGTGAATAACGTGAAGACTTTCGTGCTGATGGCCGGGCTCATGGGGCTGTTTCTCATCGCCGGGCAGTTGCTGGGTGGGGCGCAGGGCCTCGTGCTCGCGTTCATCCTGGGCGGCGCGTTCAACTTCATCATGTATTTCTTCTCCGACCGCATGGTGCTCAAGATGTATGGCGCCAAGGTGGTCGGGCCCAACGACGCGCCCGAGCTGTACGCGATGGTGAACCGGCTGCGCCAGCGGGCTGGGCTCCCGATGCCCAAGGTGGCGATCGCGCCCAAGGAGCAGCCCAACGCATTCGCCACGGGCCGCAACCCGGAGCACGCGGTCGTCGCCGTCACCAGCGGCATCCTCAAGTACGTGCCGCCGGAGGAGCTGGAGGGCGTGCTGGCGCACGAGCTGGCGCACGTGAAGAACCGGGACATGCTGCTCTCGACCATCGCGGCGGGGATGGCGGGGGCGATCTCGAACCTGCCCTACCTGCTGCTCTTCGGCGGCGGGGGCGACGATGACGGGCATCCGATGGCGCAGCTCGCGCTGGTGCTGCTCGGGCCGATCGGCGCGATGCTGATCCAGTTCGCCATCTCGCGCCAGCGGGAGTTCGAGGCGGATCGGGTGGGCGCGGAGATCATGGGCAAGCCGCTACCGCTCGCGCACGCGCTCCAGCGGCTGGACGCGCTGGCACACCGGATCCCGATGCAGGTGGCGCCGGCGGCGGCGCAGCTCGCGCTGGTGAATCCGCTCTCGGCGATGCGCGGCGGCGGGCTATCCAACCTCTTCAGCACCCATCCGCCCACGGCGGAGCGGGTGGCGCGGCTCGAGGCGATGGCGGCGGGCCGCTAGTTGGGCCACCACCCGCCGGGCGTATGGCTCGGATTCACCGGCCTGGTCGTGGCGCTGCTCGCCTTCGACCTCGGGATCCTCAACCGGCGGGCGCACAAGTTCAGCTTGAAGGAGGCGATGAGCTGGAGTATCGGGCTCATCGCCCTGGCGCTCGCGTTCGGGCTGCTGGTGCTCTGGCGGGAGGGCTCGCGCTCGGCGCTGGAGTACTACACCGGCTACATCATCGAGCTGTCGCTCAGCGTCGACAACCTCTTCGTCTTCATCCTCATCTTTTCATACTTCGGCGTGCCGGCGGCGGCGCAGCCGAAGGTGCTCAACTGGGGCATTCTCGGGGCGATCGTGATGCGGCTCATCATGATCGCCCTCGGCGCATTCCTGCTCGAGCGGTTCGAGTGGATCATTTACGTGTTCGGCGGGATTCTCGTGCTCACCGGGATCCGGATGTTCACCCAGCGCGACGCGCGGATCGAGCCGGAGAAGAACCCGGTGGTGCGCCTCGCGCGCCGGCTGCTGCCGTTCGCCGACCACTACGACGGCGCGCGCTTCACCACGCGCGTACGCGGCCGCCGGCTCGCGACCCCGCTCCTCCTCGTGCTGCTCGTGGTGGAGTCGTCCGACGTGCTGTTCGCCATCGACAGCATTCCGGCGGTGTTCGCGGTGACGCGCGATCCGTTCATCGTGTACAGCTCGAACGTGTTCGCGGTGCTCGGGCTTCGGGCGCTCTTCTTCGTGCTGGCGGGGCTCATGGACAAGTTCGTGTATCTCAAGCCAGGCGTCGCGCTGATCCTCGTACTGGTCGGGATCAAGATGGCGCTGAGCGGATGGGTGCATGTGCCGGTGCTCGCCTCGCTCGTGGCCATCATCGCGATCCTGGGCGGCGCGGTGGCGCTTTCGCTCTTCCGCTCCGCAGCTTCGAGAGTCGAATGAGCGCGAATGCGTTGCCGGGATCGAGCGCGGCCAGGCAACGGTGCGTTCGATCGGCCGCGGGCGCGTTCGAGTGCGAGGCCTCGGCGCCGCCATGAGCCGGCGGACCGAGGCCGGACCTCCCCGAGCCGGCGCCGGCCAGCTAGACTATCAGGCGATCCCCGATCAGAGCAGCTGCGCGCGTTGCGCCGAGCCCCCATCCACCCAATGCGAAATGCGCCGGTGACTCACACGCCCGAGCCGCCGAGGGCTCGCCTGCGACCGCCGTGGCGCGGATTGCTCCGCGTCGCCCGTGTGCCTGCGACGCTCTTGGCGGTGGCAGCACTTGCACTCATCATCTCGCCCGCCGCGCGGCTGCTCAACTACGGGCTGCTCGGTAGTGCGCTCATCGCCTGCGCCGCGCCGAAACGCCGGGTGCCGATCACCAGCGCTGTGGTACTCGGGCTGGGCTTGGCGTTCGTGCGCGCGCAGGGATCACCGGCGGCTCTCTCAACGCTGCTGGCGCAGGCTGGAATGCCGTTCGGGTTTCTGGGGTTGGGTGCGCTGGCGGCGCTCGCGGCGCGCGGAGACCCCGATGGCGCAACCCTCGTGGGTGCGCTCGGCATTCCGCTCGGCATACTACTCGTGCTGGTCGCGTTTCTCGCGGGGCTGATGCCGCGCAGCGGGCCAACGTTCGACTGGCGGCTCATGAGGCTCGACCGCGGGCTCGGATTCGCCCCGAGCTACCTCGTCGCTCGCCGCCTGCTCGCCGTGCCGATCGCGTCCTCACTCATGCGCGCGCTCTACCACGCGCTCGGCTTCGAGATGGCCGTGGTTTACAGCGCGGCACAACATCAGGTGCTCGCCCAACGGGCATGGCGCCGCGTGCTGGCTGCGGTGCTCGCTATCGCGGTAATCGGCCCGGTGTTGTACTTGCTCTGTCCCGCGACCGGACCACTGTATGCGTTCGCCGGCTTTCCGTGGGCCGAGCCTGACGCCACGCGCGCCGCGGCGACCGCCGTTCCGCCGGACGCTGCCCGCAACGCCATGCCTTCGCTTCACCTCGCGTGGACCCTGGTGATATATCGCGGCGTGAGCGGCAGCGCGCGCTGGCTGCGCGCGGTCACGCTGCTCTGGCTCGGAGGAACAGTCGTCGCGACTCTTGGCCTCGGCGAGCACTACGCGGCCGATCTCGTTGCGGCCGTACCCTTCGCGCTCACGGTCGAGCGACTGGTCGCCGGTTGCATCGATGCCAGAACTGCGCTGGGCCTGGCGTTCACCGGCGTGTGGATCCTGCTCCCCCGCATGCCGTGGGCGCCGAATGGACTGTTGACATGGACGCTGATGGTGAGCACCGTCGCTGCCGCCTTGGCGGTCGTTGGAACAGAACCGGCGCGCGTCCACGCGCCGCACTCGCAGCGCGCCGCCGCCTGACGCCGGGTGCTCAGTGGTCCAGCGGCGGTGCCGCCGGCCATTCGGTCGCCATGTTATCGTCGGTGATGATGCGGGCACCGGCGACTCGCCGCAGCACTCCTTCCCTTCCTTCGAGCAGCGGCAGGCCGTCGAAACTGTGCAGTGCAGGATCGAGGGCGACGATCTCGGCCAGCCGCCGCTGGTCGCCGGGATCGTGCGGGTCGAAGACCGGGCGCCCGTCGACGGCGTACCCGCGCAGCGTACGCTCCCAAGCGGCGCGGTCGAACCGCAGCGGCTGGTCGCTCACGGCAATGAAATTCATGAAGCGAAGTCCGTACCTGAAGGTCGCGAGCCCGGTGTGATAGGCCTCAGGCGACTGGGTCGTGTTGTAGTAGTACACGCCTCCCGGCTCGAGATGCGCCCGGATCAAGGTGAGGAAGTCGACGGACAGCAGGTTGGTCGCGTGCTCCCGCCAATGAAACGTGATGTTGGCGACGATGAGATCGAATCGGCGGTTCGGGTGGTGTGATAACCACCGCCGGCCGTCGTCGACGACGACCGTCACCCGCGGGTTGCGCAGCACGCTCGCGACCTGTGGATAGTCTGGAATGAGCCGCAAGTATCCGGGGTTAATCTCGACGATGGTCAGGCTGTCGACGCCCGGCAGGTTGGCGAGCACCTGCGCCCAGGCACCCATCGACAAGCCGACCATGAGCACGCGGCGCGGGGCGGGATGGAACGCCGGGATCGCAAGCGCGCGGATCAGAAAGTTCTGATCGTCGCGCAGGTCGACGCGGGCGATGCCGTCGTAGGCGCCGCCGCCGAATACCCGCCCCGCGTCGGTGATGTTGATGACACCTGCCCGATTCTCCAGCGTGCGCGCGAATCGCAGCCCCGGCTCCGACCAGGGACTGTGTAGGAGGCGCTCGTAGATGCGATCGAACACCCGCGGATTCATCCGGGAGGCGGCTAGGCCGGCCACCATTGCAGCGCACAGGACCGCCGCGGCGGCGCCCCGCCTGCCTCGGGCCCCGAGCGGGAGGCTTGCCGCGAGCGCAAGCCCGAGCGCGAGGAGGCCCAGGGCCACGCGTTCTGCGGGCCAACGCTCGAGCAGGACGTAGCCCGTGCCGAGACTGCCGCAAGCAGAGCCGAGGATGTTGGCGAAGTAGACGAACGAGAGCCGGGCACCCGCGAGCCTGTCGGGCGCGATGCCGTGCTGGCAGATGAGCGGGAAGACGGCGCCGAGCAGCGTGGTGGCGATCGCTACCATGCCGAGTGCGGCCATGCAGCCTCCGCTGCCGCACGCCGCCGCGAGCGCTGGGACCACGAGGTAGCCTGCCAGATTCGCGGCGAGGACGAAGGCGGCGGTCGGCAGCAAGAGCTCGGTGGCTTTCGCCTGCCGCCGGCAGAGCCGCCGCGCGAGTAATGAGCCGCCGGCGAGTCCGTAGAGATACGCCCCGAGTAGCAACGGGAACACCGGCGCAGCGCCCGCGGCCGAAAAGGAGAAGAGGCGGTACCAGAGGATCTCGTACGAGAGGGCGATGAAGCCCGAGAGGAACGCGACGACGAGCGCGAGCGTCATGCGCGTCTCAGCGCGGCGCGCCGGAGGGTCGCCGTGGCGATCGTCGCCACGGCGAGGTTGCAGAGCGCCGCGAGCAGCACGACGCCGGACTGGCCCAACGCCCGCATGAGCGTGAGCCCCGCGGCAAAGGCGGCCGTCGCGGAGCCGATCGTGTTGACGAAGTAGAGCAGGCCGACCGCTTCACCCACGCCCGAGTTGCGTCCGACCGCATCCGCCACGAGGAGCGGCAGCGTGGCACCCATCGCCATCGTGGGCGGCAGCACGATGAGCGCCACCATGAGCCCGGTTCCGACGGGCGACATGTCGAGCGTGAGCCGGCCCACGAGGTGAAAGAGCGGGAGCGAGGCAAGGCCGTACAGCCCGGTGCCAAGCTCGATGGCGGCAAACCAGCCGATCAGCGATCTGGTGGTGACCCGCGACGCGTAGCCGCCCGCGAGGCTTCCGAGGCCGAGCCCCAGAATGAAGAGGGTGACGATGAGCGCCACGGCCTCGACGTTGATGCCGATCACCGCGAACAGCGTGCGCTCCCAGACGACCTGATAGAGAATCGCCGCGAAGCCGGAGACGAAAAAGAGCGCGGCGATGAGCAGATCGCGCGGCGAACGGGCGGCGCTGTCGATGGCGTCGGACGTACCGGGCTCGCGGGTTCGGGCGCTGGTTGGGATGGCGACGGCGGAAATCTGCCGCGGCCGCCCGCGTGCGAGCAAGCCCCCGCCCGGCGGCGTTACCTTTGCCGCCATGCGCCTCCTCAACAGGCTGGGCCTGCACCGCCCCGAGCTCCGCGCCTGGGCGATGTACGATTGGGCGATCTCGGCCGTGCAGGTGGGGATCACCACCGCGATTTTCCCCATCTATTACGTGAAGGTCGCCGGCGCGGGGCTCGCGCCGAGCCATGCCACGCAGCACCTGGCGACGGCCAACACGGTGGCGCTCGCCGCGATTGCGCTCCTCTCGCCGTTTCTCGGGGCCGCGGCGGACTTCTCCGGGTCCAAGAAGCGCTACCTCGCCGCGTTCCTCGCACTCGGCGCCGCGGCGATCGCCGCGATGTTCTTCATCCA
It includes:
- a CDS encoding zinc metalloprotease HtpX, which encodes MNNVKTFVLMAGLMGLFLIAGQLLGGAQGLVLAFILGGAFNFIMYFFSDRMVLKMYGAKVVGPNDAPELYAMVNRLRQRAGLPMPKVAIAPKEQPNAFATGRNPEHAVVAVTSGILKYVPPEELEGVLAHELAHVKNRDMLLSTIAAGMAGAISNLPYLLLFGGGGDDDGHPMAQLALVLLGPIGAMLIQFAISRQREFEADRVGAEIMGKPLPLAHALQRLDALAHRIPMQVAPAAAQLALVNPLSAMRGGGLSNLFSTHPPTAERVARLEAMAAGR
- a CDS encoding TerC family protein, with the translated sequence MGHHPPGVWLGFTGLVVALLAFDLGILNRRAHKFSLKEAMSWSIGLIALALAFGLLVLWREGSRSALEYYTGYIIELSLSVDNLFVFILIFSYFGVPAAAQPKVLNWGILGAIVMRLIMIALGAFLLERFEWIIYVFGGILVLTGIRMFTQRDARIEPEKNPVVRLARRLLPFADHYDGARFTTRVRGRRLATPLLLVLLVVESSDVLFAIDSIPAVFAVTRDPFIVYSSNVFAVLGLRALFFVLAGLMDKFVYLKPGVALILVLVGIKMALSGWVHVPVLASLVAIIAILGGAVALSLFRSAASRVE
- a CDS encoding phosphatase PAP2 family protein — translated: MPATLLAVAALALIISPAARLLNYGLLGSALIACAAPKRRVPITSAVVLGLGLAFVRAQGSPAALSTLLAQAGMPFGFLGLGALAALAARGDPDGATLVGALGIPLGILLVLVAFLAGLMPRSGPTFDWRLMRLDRGLGFAPSYLVARRLLAVPIASSLMRALYHALGFEMAVVYSAAQHQVLAQRAWRRVLAAVLAIAVIGPVLYLLCPATGPLYAFAGFPWAEPDATRAAATAVPPDAARNAMPSLHLAWTLVIYRGVSGSARWLRAVTLLWLGGTVVATLGLGEHYAADLVAAVPFALTVERLVAGCIDARTALGLAFTGVWILLPRMPWAPNGLLTWTLMVSTVAAALAVVGTEPARVHAPHSQRAAA